The Vitis riparia cultivar Riparia Gloire de Montpellier isolate 1030 chromosome 3, EGFV_Vit.rip_1.0, whole genome shotgun sequence genome includes a region encoding these proteins:
- the LOC117911677 gene encoding agamous-like MADS-box protein AGL62, whose product MVKKPSKGRQKIEISKIPKKNHLQVTFSKRRSGLFKKASELCTLCGANVAIIVFSPAGKVFSFGHPDVESIVDRFFTCNPIPEPNGLHLIEAHRNASVRELNLQLTQVLNQLEAEKKRGEILSQMRRASQTQCWWEAPINELSMPELEQLKVSMEELKKVVLSQGDKLLMEAANPSPFYMINGSSAMVDHFEIERKPSEIHGNIHNFGYGQGFF is encoded by the coding sequence ATGGTGAAGAAGCCAAGCAAGGGCCGCCAGAAGATCGAAATCTCAAAAATACCCAAGAAAAATCATCTACAAGTCACCTTCTCTAAAAGAAGGTCCGGGCTCTTCAAGAAAGCTAGTGAGCTTTGCACTCTCTGTGGGGCAAATGTGGCTATCATAGTTTTTTCCCCGGCAGGGAAGGTGTTCTCCTTTGGGCACCCGGATGTTGAGTCCATCGTCGATCGGTTCTTCACGTGCAACCCGATACCCGAACCCAATGGTCTTCACCTAATCGAAGCTCATCGGAATGCTAGTGTCCGTGAGCTCAACCTGCAACTCACACAAGTTCTTAATCAACTAGAAGCTGAGAAAAAGAGAGGAGAAATACTTAGCCAAATGAGAAGAGCAAGCCAAACTCAATGCTGGTGGGAAGCCCCCATCAATGAGCTGAGTATGCCAGAGCTTGAACAGCTGAAGGTTTCCATGGAGGAACTAAAGAAGGTCGTACTGAGTCAAGGTGACAAGCTTTTGATGGAGGCTGCTAATCCTTCGCCTTTCTACATGATCAATGGTAGCTCTGCAATGGTTGATCACTTCGAGATTGAGAGGAAACCTAGTGAGATTCATGGTAATATCCATAATTTTGGT